The Kineosporia sp. NBRC 101731 genome has a window encoding:
- a CDS encoding SufS family cysteine desulfurase — protein MTLTSTPAKPLDHDEVEAIRADFPILHRTVGDGAELVYLDSGATSQRPRQVLQAEYDFASTSYSAVHRGAHTLASEATDAFEAARETVARFVGIPTDGVVWTRNATEGLNVLAAALTDPESGQYALKPGDEVLVTEMEHHANLVPWQRAAARSGATLRWIPLTDAGRLDLSGIDGPNGLINERTKVVAFAHASNVLGTINPVAQLVAKARAVGALTILDACQSVPHLPVDLSALGVDAAVFSGHKMLGPTGIGVLAARPGLLDALPPVLTGGSMVERVTMETATFREAPQRFEAGTPPVAQAVALRAAVDYLDRVGMDRIAAREHQLAQLMLDGVHSVAGVRVIGPNDAEDRTAMVAFEVEGVHPHDVGQVLDAAGVAVRVGHHCAQPVHRRFGVNASSRASAYLYTTDADVERFVEALGTVRGFFGRS, from the coding sequence GTGACCCTCACGTCCACGCCGGCGAAGCCGCTGGATCACGACGAGGTCGAGGCGATCCGCGCGGACTTCCCGATCCTGCACCGCACGGTCGGCGACGGCGCGGAGCTCGTCTACCTGGACTCCGGCGCCACCTCGCAGCGCCCGCGACAGGTGCTGCAGGCCGAGTACGACTTCGCCAGCACCTCCTACAGCGCGGTGCACCGTGGTGCCCACACGCTGGCGAGTGAGGCGACGGACGCGTTCGAGGCGGCCCGCGAGACCGTGGCCCGGTTCGTCGGTATCCCCACCGACGGCGTGGTCTGGACCCGGAACGCCACCGAGGGACTCAACGTCCTCGCGGCGGCGCTGACCGATCCCGAATCCGGGCAGTACGCGCTGAAGCCCGGTGACGAGGTGCTCGTCACCGAGATGGAGCACCACGCCAACCTGGTGCCCTGGCAGCGCGCGGCCGCCCGCAGCGGCGCCACCCTGCGGTGGATCCCGCTGACCGATGCCGGCCGGCTCGACCTGAGCGGCATCGACGGGCCGAACGGTTTGATCAATGAGCGGACGAAGGTGGTCGCGTTCGCGCACGCCTCCAACGTGCTCGGCACGATCAACCCGGTCGCGCAGCTCGTCGCGAAAGCCCGGGCCGTGGGCGCCCTGACGATTCTCGACGCCTGCCAGTCGGTGCCGCACCTGCCGGTCGACCTGAGCGCGCTCGGTGTCGACGCCGCGGTGTTCTCCGGTCACAAGATGCTCGGCCCCACGGGGATCGGTGTGCTCGCGGCGCGCCCGGGCCTGCTCGACGCCCTGCCCCCGGTGCTGACCGGCGGGTCGATGGTCGAACGGGTCACGATGGAGACCGCGACCTTCCGCGAGGCCCCGCAGCGGTTCGAGGCCGGCACCCCGCCGGTGGCCCAGGCCGTGGCGCTGCGTGCTGCTGTGGACTACCTCGACCGGGTCGGCATGGACCGCATCGCGGCCCGCGAGCACCAGCTGGCCCAGCTGATGCTCGACGGTGTTCACAGCGTCGCCGGGGTTCGCGTGATCGGCCCGAACGATGCCGAGGACCGCACCGCCATGGTCGCTTTCGAGGTCGAGGGCGTGCACCCGCACGACGTCGGCCAGGTGCTCGACGCCGCCGGTGTAGCCGTCCGCGTCGGCCATCACTGCGCGCAGCCGGTGCACCGCCGGTTCGGCGTGAACGCGTCCAGTCGCGCCAGCGCCTACCTCTACACCACCGACGCCGACGTCGAGCGCTTCGTCGAGGCGCTCGGCACGGTCCGCGGATTCTTCGGCAGGAGCTGA
- the sufU gene encoding Fe-S cluster assembly sulfur transfer protein SufU — protein MSSLESLYQQVILDHSKEKHGRADLGEGDVLDPLSTARSHQYNPLCGDEVTVQITLGGTDVETVAWTGDGCSISQAATSVMHDLIVGKPVDEARGILADYRTMLRSRGEGEPDEEVLGDAVAFAGVSRHANRVKCAILGWTAFEDALLRIEAARPTAKDES, from the coding sequence TTGTCCTCTCTCGAATCCCTGTACCAGCAGGTGATCCTGGATCACTCCAAGGAGAAGCACGGCCGGGCCGACCTCGGTGAGGGCGACGTGCTCGACCCGCTGAGCACGGCGCGCAGCCACCAGTACAACCCGCTGTGCGGGGACGAGGTAACCGTTCAGATCACCCTCGGCGGCACCGACGTCGAGACCGTGGCCTGGACCGGCGATGGCTGCTCCATCAGCCAGGCCGCCACCTCGGTGATGCACGACCTGATCGTCGGCAAGCCCGTCGACGAGGCCCGCGGCATCCTCGCCGACTACCGCACCATGCTGCGCAGCCGCGGCGAGGGCGAACCCGACGAAGAGGTGCTCGGCGACGCCGTGGCCTTCGCCGGGGTCAGCCGGCACGCGAACCGCGTGAAGTGCGCCATTCTGGGATGGACGGCGTTCGAGGACGCGTTGCTGCGTATCGAGGCCGCACGACCGACAGCAAAGGACGAATCATGA
- a CDS encoding ABC transporter ATP-binding protein produces MPGTSAPPAGPAAVEVTGLVKRYGSKVAVDGATFTAAAGAVTAVLGLNGAGKTSTVECCEGLRRPDGGTVRVLGRDPATDGAWLRPRVGVMLQDGGLPQAARAADVLSLAAAMYARPLDVPQLVATLDLGSRLRTPVRRLSGGERQRLALAVALVGRPDVAFLDEPTAGLDPQARLAVWDLIGGLRRSGVAVVLTTHLLDEAERLADHVVLMAAGRVVAAGTPRELTGGSDHTLTFGGPPGLDLAELDPLLSAGIAATEVRPGSYVVANRTPEAHLLPADVAATTTWCARLGFMPEGLVLGRRSLEDVFLEIAARQTEATTEVIGA; encoded by the coding sequence GTGCCAGGAACATCCGCGCCACCCGCAGGTCCCGCCGCCGTCGAGGTGACCGGGCTGGTGAAGCGCTACGGCTCGAAGGTCGCCGTCGACGGTGCGACGTTCACCGCGGCCGCGGGTGCGGTGACCGCCGTGCTCGGCCTCAACGGCGCCGGTAAGACGAGCACCGTCGAGTGCTGCGAAGGGCTGCGCCGCCCCGACGGCGGCACGGTGCGGGTCCTCGGTCGCGATCCGGCCACGGACGGCGCCTGGCTGCGGCCCCGGGTGGGCGTCATGCTCCAGGACGGCGGCCTGCCCCAGGCCGCGCGGGCCGCCGATGTGCTCTCCCTGGCGGCGGCGATGTACGCCCGGCCCCTCGACGTTCCGCAGCTCGTGGCCACGCTCGACCTGGGGTCACGCCTGCGCACCCCCGTCCGGCGCCTGTCCGGTGGCGAGCGCCAGCGCCTGGCCCTGGCCGTGGCCCTGGTCGGCCGCCCGGACGTGGCGTTCCTGGACGAGCCCACCGCCGGTCTCGATCCGCAGGCCCGGCTCGCGGTCTGGGACCTGATCGGCGGACTGCGCCGCTCGGGCGTCGCCGTCGTGCTCACCACCCACCTGCTGGACGAGGCCGAGCGGCTCGCCGACCACGTCGTCCTGATGGCCGCCGGCCGGGTCGTCGCCGCGGGCACCCCGCGCGAGCTGACCGGAGGCAGTGACCACACCCTGACCTTCGGGGGCCCACCCGGTCTGGACCTGGCCGAGCTGGATCCCCTGCTCTCCGCCGGGATCGCCGCCACCGAGGTGCGTCCCGGGAGCTACGTCGTCGCCAACCGCACCCCGGAGGCCCATCTGCTGCCGGCCGACGTCGCCGCCACCACCACGTGGTGCGCCCGGCTCGGGTTCATGCCCGAGGGCCTGGTGCTCGGCCGCAGGAGTCTGGAAGATGTGTTCCTGGAGATCGCGGCCCGGCAGACCGAGGCCACGACCGAGGTGATCGGGGCGTGA
- a CDS encoding helix-turn-helix domain-containing protein — MTEADRMEDRGTRNRVSREILHHGPVTASDLAATLGLTPAAVRRHLDTLTDQGLVCTWDPPEGAPRRRGRPARLFVLTDAGHSAMSTAYDDLAVQLLEFLAQTAGPDAVREFAVVRAERLAQRYRPAVEAVGEDTHRRAGALAQALSTDGYAASVRSLDERGRAKDDQTAQQTGKQLCQGHCPVQQVAAQFPQLCEAETHAFSSLLGVHVQRLATLAHGEHVCTTHIPLSAVSASLDGRSPAGRPASAPGPEVTSPEEKAADEHRFAS; from the coding sequence ATGACTGAGGCCGATCGCATGGAGGATCGGGGTACCCGGAATCGGGTGTCCCGCGAGATCCTGCACCACGGTCCTGTCACCGCGAGTGATCTGGCGGCCACCCTGGGGCTCACGCCCGCAGCGGTGCGCCGGCACCTGGACACCCTGACAGACCAGGGCCTCGTGTGCACCTGGGACCCGCCTGAGGGCGCTCCCCGGCGCCGCGGCCGTCCGGCACGGCTCTTCGTGCTGACGGACGCCGGTCACTCGGCGATGTCGACCGCTTATGACGACCTGGCCGTCCAGCTGCTGGAGTTCCTGGCGCAGACGGCCGGTCCCGATGCCGTGCGTGAGTTCGCCGTGGTGCGGGCCGAACGGCTCGCCCAGAGATACCGGCCCGCCGTCGAGGCGGTCGGGGAAGACACCCACCGCCGTGCCGGTGCGCTGGCGCAGGCACTCAGCACGGATGGATACGCGGCCAGCGTGCGTTCACTGGACGAGCGGGGCCGCGCCAAGGACGACCAGACCGCCCAACAGACCGGCAAGCAGCTGTGCCAGGGCCACTGCCCGGTGCAGCAGGTGGCCGCGCAGTTCCCCCAGCTCTGCGAGGCCGAGACGCACGCGTTCTCCAGCCTCCTGGGGGTTCACGTCCAGCGCCTGGCCACCCTGGCCCACGGCGAGCACGTCTGCACCACGCACATCCCGTTGAGCGCGGTCTCGGCCTCGCTCGACGGTCGCAGTCCCGCCGGCCGGCCCGCGTCAGCACCCGGGCCGGAAGTCACGTCACCTGAGGAGAAAGCCGCCGATGAGCACCGTTTCGCATCCTGA
- a CDS encoding ABC transporter permease, whose product MSAIGMTVPGSQTSVRETGADRAAPVLRRVLAQTRFDAGAMLRNGEQLLLTVVLPLFVLAGLAKSGVVDLGAGRRIDLATPGVLALALISTSFTGQAISTGFDRRAGLLRLLGTTPLGRSGLIAGRLGAVAVVSAIQVVLLGAVGLLLGWHPSLAGLLPALVVGLLGSAAFVSIGLLLAGTLRAEAVLAAANLIWVLLLAGGGVVLAPDQLGPLGDVVRWLPSGALGDGLRTTLAHGDWPWRDLLVLAAWTVAGTAATVRWFRWDS is encoded by the coding sequence GTGAGCGCGATCGGGATGACCGTGCCCGGATCCCAGACCTCGGTGCGTGAGACCGGCGCCGACCGGGCCGCCCCGGTGCTGCGCCGGGTGCTGGCGCAGACCAGGTTCGACGCGGGCGCCATGCTCCGCAACGGCGAGCAGCTGCTGCTGACCGTCGTCCTGCCGCTGTTCGTGCTGGCCGGTCTGGCGAAGAGCGGCGTCGTCGATCTGGGCGCGGGCCGTCGTATCGACCTGGCCACGCCCGGGGTGCTGGCCCTGGCCCTGATCTCCACGTCGTTCACCGGCCAGGCCATCAGCACCGGCTTCGACCGCCGAGCCGGGCTGCTGCGCCTGCTCGGCACCACTCCCCTGGGTCGTTCCGGCCTGATCGCCGGGCGGCTGGGCGCTGTCGCCGTGGTCTCCGCGATCCAGGTGGTGCTACTGGGCGCCGTGGGCCTGTTGCTGGGCTGGCACCCCTCCCTCGCGGGCCTGCTGCCGGCCCTGGTCGTCGGGCTGCTGGGCTCGGCCGCGTTCGTCAGCATCGGCCTGCTGCTGGCCGGAACCCTGCGCGCGGAGGCCGTTCTCGCGGCCGCCAACCTGATCTGGGTGCTGCTGCTCGCCGGCGGTGGTGTGGTGCTGGCCCCCGACCAGCTCGGTCCCCTCGGCGATGTGGTGCGCTGGCTGCCCTCCGGCGCTCTCGGCGACGGTCTGCGCACCACCCTGGCCCACGGCGACTGGCCCTGGCGCGACCTCCTCGTCCTGGCCGCCTGGACCGTGGCCGGTACCGCCGCGACCGTCCGCTGGTTCCGCTGGGACAGCTGA
- the sufD gene encoding Fe-S cluster assembly protein SufD — translation MTETYTIEGGPVELHRSSFDVADFPLPTGREEDWRFTPLDRLRGLLDGGPSDGRLSWTTDLPEGVELTTVGAGDPYLRSVPKPVDRVGVLALANATDGAVVLRVPANAEPAAPAVIRLTGTGGDVVWGHVILDIGANAQVSVVIEHSGSARYAGELSVLVGDGAKLKLVSVQGWDSDAVHVQHTGVRLGKDASIASTQITLGGDLVRFVETVEYTGPGGDAEMAGLYIADAGQHQEHRLFVDHSAPKCRSNVTYKGALQGEGAHTVWVGDVLIRATAEGTDTYEMNRNLVLTDGTRADSVPNLEIETGEIVGAGHASTTGRFDDEQLFYLQARGISEEEARRLVVRGFFAELIHKIGIPDLQDRLLAAIEAELGGEPEAAISAVTEEHA, via the coding sequence ATGACTGAGACATACACGATCGAAGGCGGACCGGTCGAGCTGCACCGCTCGAGCTTCGACGTCGCAGACTTCCCGCTGCCGACCGGCCGCGAGGAGGACTGGCGGTTCACCCCGCTGGACCGTCTGCGCGGCCTGCTCGACGGTGGCCCCTCGGACGGCCGGCTGAGCTGGACGACCGACCTGCCCGAGGGTGTCGAGCTGACCACGGTCGGCGCCGGTGACCCCTACCTGCGCTCGGTGCCCAAGCCGGTCGACCGGGTGGGCGTGCTGGCCCTGGCCAACGCGACCGACGGTGCCGTGGTGCTGCGTGTTCCGGCGAACGCCGAGCCGGCCGCGCCGGCCGTGATCCGCCTGACGGGTACCGGCGGCGACGTGGTCTGGGGCCACGTCATCCTCGACATCGGTGCCAACGCCCAGGTGTCCGTCGTCATCGAGCACAGTGGCAGCGCCCGGTACGCCGGTGAGCTGTCGGTGCTGGTCGGCGACGGCGCGAAGCTCAAGCTGGTCAGTGTGCAGGGCTGGGACAGCGACGCCGTTCACGTCCAGCACACCGGCGTGCGCCTGGGTAAGGACGCCTCGATCGCGTCCACCCAGATCACGCTCGGTGGCGACCTGGTCCGGTTCGTCGAGACCGTGGAGTACACCGGCCCGGGCGGCGACGCCGAGATGGCCGGTCTCTACATCGCCGACGCCGGGCAGCACCAGGAACACCGCCTGTTCGTCGACCACAGCGCGCCGAAGTGCCGCAGCAACGTGACCTACAAGGGCGCGCTGCAGGGCGAGGGTGCGCACACCGTGTGGGTCGGCGACGTGCTGATCCGCGCCACGGCCGAGGGCACCGACACCTACGAGATGAACCGGAACCTGGTGCTGACCGACGGCACCCGGGCCGACTCGGTGCCGAACCTGGAGATCGAGACCGGCGAGATCGTCGGTGCCGGTCACGCCAGCACCACCGGCCGGTTCGACGACGAGCAGCTGTTCTACCTGCAGGCCCGCGGCATCAGCGAGGAAGAGGCGCGCCGCCTGGTCGTGCGCGGCTTCTTCGCCGAGCTGATCCACAAGATCGGCATCCCCGACCTGCAGGACCGTCTGCTGGCCGCGATCGAGGCCGAGCTGGGTGGCGAGCCCGAAGCAGCGATCAGCGCCGTCACCGAGGAGCACGCGTGA
- a CDS encoding GGDEF domain-containing protein, with amino-acid sequence MLDIWRLVVAPNPVLDDVVRDGLLVQSAQASRLSSLMGLPLSVVVLVVMTANGAAPGQAIAWTVLVLLVMLLYVGGVGRLVTHSPGRPYPARLLAFTVLQALGGIAWGLLPFMVTPVPGDSTIMSVAGNVITLAVAANAIFSSATPRPWVAFHLTALGVGSTGLIVHGELGVAALNALTLVAAFPLARYMFQQVAQARLVARHNGLLAEDLRAEREAVERVNLQLSEANTELRHQATRDPLTGLPNRTLFFDHLERSLRHGRRHHTPVAVIYFDLDRFKAVNDTLGHGAGDDLLIQVADRTQAVLRSPDLLARLGGDEFVVLTHDYDAGQGPQAATQVAERVRVVLAVPFDLSGNLVTVSGSLGVALDEPGLSAEDLVERADMALYRAKQLGRDRVCEYEPDLNWTLPAVES; translated from the coding sequence GTGCTCGACATCTGGCGGCTCGTGGTGGCACCGAACCCGGTGCTCGACGACGTCGTCCGCGACGGGCTGCTGGTGCAGTCCGCGCAGGCCTCCCGGCTGAGCAGTCTGATGGGGCTGCCGTTGTCGGTCGTGGTGCTGGTCGTGATGACCGCGAACGGGGCGGCGCCGGGCCAGGCCATCGCGTGGACCGTCCTGGTCCTGCTGGTCATGCTGCTGTACGTGGGCGGCGTCGGCCGTCTGGTGACGCACTCCCCGGGTCGGCCGTACCCGGCCAGACTGCTCGCCTTCACCGTGCTCCAGGCCCTGGGCGGTATCGCCTGGGGCCTTCTGCCGTTCATGGTCACCCCGGTGCCGGGCGACAGCACGATCATGTCGGTGGCGGGCAACGTGATCACCCTGGCCGTCGCGGCCAACGCGATCTTCAGCTCGGCCACGCCCCGGCCCTGGGTCGCTTTCCACCTGACGGCGCTGGGTGTCGGCTCCACCGGGCTGATCGTCCACGGCGAGCTCGGGGTGGCGGCCCTGAACGCGCTGACCCTGGTGGCGGCCTTCCCCCTGGCCCGGTACATGTTCCAGCAGGTGGCCCAGGCCCGGCTGGTGGCCCGGCACAACGGGCTGCTGGCCGAGGACCTGCGCGCCGAGCGCGAGGCCGTGGAACGCGTCAACCTCCAGCTGTCCGAGGCCAACACCGAACTGCGGCACCAGGCGACGCGGGACCCGCTGACCGGGCTGCCGAACCGCACGCTGTTCTTCGACCACCTGGAGCGCTCGCTGCGCCACGGCCGTCGGCACCACACGCCGGTGGCCGTGATCTATTTCGACCTGGACCGGTTCAAGGCGGTCAACGACACCCTCGGCCACGGGGCCGGTGACGACCTGCTGATCCAGGTGGCCGACCGTACCCAGGCGGTGTTGCGCAGCCCCGATCTCCTGGCCCGGCTCGGGGGTGACGAGTTCGTCGTGCTCACCCATGACTACGACGCCGGTCAGGGGCCGCAGGCCGCCACCCAGGTGGCCGAGCGGGTGCGGGTGGTGCTGGCGGTGCCGTTCGACCTGTCCGGCAACCTGGTGACCGTCTCCGGCAGCCTGGGGGTGGCGCTCGACGAGCCCGGACTGAGCGCCGAGGATCTGGTGGAACGGGCCGACATGGCGCTCTACCGGGCCAAGCAGCTGGGCCGCGACCGGGTCTGCGAGTACGAGCCGGACCTCAATTGGACGCTTCCGGCTGTCGAGTCCTGA
- the sufC gene encoding Fe-S cluster assembly ATPase SufC translates to MATLEIRDLHVSVETEQGPKEILRGVDLTIASGETHAIMGPNGSGKSTLAYSIAGHPKYTITSGTVTLDGENLLEMSVDERARAGLFLAMQYPVEVAGVTVSNFLRTAKTAIDGKAPALRHWVKDVRGAMDALKMDPAFAERDVNAGFSGGEKKRHEILQMELLKPRFAVLDETDSGLDVDALKVVSEGVNRVRENSEVGVLLITHYTRILRYIKPDFVHVFVDGKVAAAGGPELADELEANGYDRFTTSASV, encoded by the coding sequence ATGGCCACTCTGGAAATCCGCGACCTGCACGTCAGCGTCGAGACCGAGCAGGGTCCCAAGGAGATCCTGCGCGGCGTCGACCTGACCATCGCCTCCGGCGAGACGCACGCGATCATGGGCCCGAACGGCTCGGGCAAGTCCACCCTGGCGTATTCCATCGCGGGGCACCCGAAGTACACGATCACCTCCGGCACGGTCACGCTCGACGGCGAGAACCTGCTCGAGATGAGCGTGGACGAGCGTGCCCGCGCCGGTCTCTTCCTCGCCATGCAGTACCCGGTCGAGGTCGCCGGTGTCACCGTGTCGAACTTCCTGCGCACGGCCAAGACCGCGATCGACGGCAAGGCCCCGGCCCTGCGCCACTGGGTCAAAGACGTCCGCGGCGCCATGGACGCGCTGAAGATGGACCCGGCCTTCGCCGAGCGCGACGTCAACGCGGGCTTCTCCGGCGGTGAGAAGAAGCGCCACGAGATCCTCCAGATGGAGCTGCTGAAGCCCCGTTTCGCGGTGCTCGACGAGACCGACTCGGGCCTCGACGTGGACGCGCTGAAGGTCGTCTCCGAGGGTGTCAACCGGGTGCGTGAGAACAGTGAGGTCGGCGTTCTGCTGATCACGCACTACACGCGCATCCTGCGCTACATCAAGCCCGACTTCGTGCACGTGTTCGTCGACGGCAAGGTCGCGGCCGCGGGTGGCCCGGAGCTGGCCGACGAGCTCGAGGCCAACGGCTACGACCGTTTCACCACCTCCGCGAGCGTCTGA
- a CDS encoding non-heme iron oxygenase ferredoxin subunit — protein sequence MSRERVAGLADLKAGEAIQVKSGGRNIALAREASGEVHAVADLCTHAAVSLSEGDVEGCAIECWLHGSAFDLRTGAPTAPPAITPVDVYAVTVEGDDVYVDTDIIVNASSSAASSAASKEN from the coding sequence GTGAGCCGCGAGCGCGTCGCCGGTCTCGCCGACCTGAAGGCCGGCGAGGCGATCCAGGTGAAGAGCGGTGGCCGGAACATCGCTCTGGCCCGGGAGGCCTCGGGCGAGGTGCACGCGGTCGCCGACCTCTGCACGCACGCCGCGGTGTCGCTGTCGGAGGGCGACGTGGAGGGCTGTGCGATCGAGTGCTGGCTCCACGGTTCGGCCTTCGACCTGCGCACCGGCGCCCCCACCGCGCCGCCCGCCATCACCCCGGTGGACGTGTACGCCGTCACTGTCGAGGGTGACGACGTCTACGTGGACACCGACATCATCGTGAACGCCAGCTCGTCAGCTGCATCCTCAGCTGCATCCAAGGAGAACTGA
- the sufB gene encoding Fe-S cluster assembly protein SufB produces MSTVSHPELEGIGRYEFGWADSDDAGATAQRGLSEAVVRDISAKKNEPEWMLNQRLKGLKLFAKKPMPTWGSDLSGIDFDNIKYFVRSTEKQATSWDDLPDDIKNTYDKLGIPEAEKQRLVAGVAAQYESEVVYHQINEELEKQGVIFVDTDTGLREYPELFQEYFGSVIPVGDNKFASLNSSVWSGGSFIYVPKGVHVEIPLQAYFRINTENMGQFERTLIIADEGSYVHYVEGCTAPIYSSDSLHSAVVEIVVKKNARVRYTTIQNWSNNVYNLVTKRATAAEGATMEWVDGNIGSKVTMKYPAIYLLGEHAKGETLSIAFAGEGQHQDAGAKMVHAAPHTSSSIVSKSVARGGGRTSYRGLIQVLEGSHHSASTVRCDALLVDTISRSDTYPYVDVREDDVSMGHEATVSKVSEDQLFYLMSRGMTEEEAMAMIVRGFVEPIARELPMEYALELNRLIELQMEGAVG; encoded by the coding sequence ATGAGCACCGTTTCGCATCCTGAACTCGAGGGCATCGGCCGCTACGAGTTCGGCTGGGCCGACTCCGACGACGCCGGGGCGACCGCGCAGCGCGGTCTGTCCGAGGCCGTGGTCCGGGACATCTCGGCCAAGAAGAACGAGCCGGAATGGATGCTGAACCAGCGTCTCAAGGGCCTGAAGCTCTTCGCCAAGAAGCCCATGCCGACCTGGGGTTCCGACCTGTCGGGCATCGACTTCGACAACATCAAGTACTTCGTCCGCTCCACGGAGAAGCAGGCCACCTCCTGGGACGACCTGCCGGACGACATCAAGAACACCTACGACAAGCTCGGCATCCCCGAGGCGGAGAAGCAGCGCCTGGTCGCCGGTGTGGCCGCGCAGTACGAGTCCGAGGTGGTCTACCACCAGATCAACGAGGAACTCGAGAAGCAGGGTGTCATCTTCGTCGACACCGACACCGGCCTGCGGGAGTACCCGGAGCTGTTCCAGGAGTACTTCGGCTCGGTCATCCCGGTGGGCGACAACAAGTTCGCCTCGCTGAACAGCTCGGTGTGGTCGGGTGGCTCGTTCATCTACGTGCCCAAGGGCGTCCACGTCGAGATCCCGCTGCAGGCCTACTTCCGGATCAACACCGAGAACATGGGCCAGTTCGAGCGCACGCTGATCATCGCCGACGAGGGCTCGTACGTGCACTACGTCGAGGGCTGCACGGCACCGATCTACAGCTCCGACTCGCTGCACTCGGCCGTGGTCGAGATCGTCGTGAAGAAGAACGCCCGGGTGCGGTACACGACCATCCAGAACTGGTCGAACAACGTCTACAACCTGGTCACCAAGCGGGCCACCGCGGCCGAGGGCGCGACCATGGAGTGGGTCGACGGCAACATCGGCTCCAAGGTCACGATGAAGTACCCCGCCATCTACCTGCTCGGTGAGCACGCCAAGGGCGAGACGCTGTCCATCGCGTTCGCCGGTGAGGGCCAGCACCAGGACGCCGGCGCCAAGATGGTGCACGCCGCTCCGCACACCTCCTCGTCGATCGTGAGCAAGTCGGTCGCCCGGGGCGGTGGCCGTACCTCCTACCGCGGCCTGATCCAGGTGCTGGAGGGCTCGCACCACTCGGCGAGCACCGTGCGCTGCGACGCGCTGCTGGTCGACACGATCAGCCGGTCCGACACCTACCCCTACGTCGACGTCCGCGAGGACGACGTGTCGATGGGTCACGAGGCCACGGTCTCGAAGGTGAGCGAGGACCAGCTGTTCTACCTGATGTCGCGCGGCATGACGGAGGAGGAGGCCATGGCGATGATCGTGCGTGGCTTCGTCGAGCCGATCGCCCGTGAGCTGCCGATGGAGTACGCGCTCGAGCTGAACCGCCTGATCGAGCTCCAGATGGAAGGCGCGGTTGGCTAG
- a CDS encoding metal-sulfur cluster assembly factor gives MSDSIDVAVDTSPADVPADVADVEEALRDVVDPELGINVVDLGLIYGIQIDQNNHATIDMTLTSAACPLTDVIEDQAAAALDPIVKGHAINWVWMPPWGPDKITDDGREQLRALGFNL, from the coding sequence ATGAGCGACTCGATCGATGTGGCAGTGGACACCAGCCCGGCCGACGTGCCCGCCGACGTGGCGGACGTCGAGGAGGCTCTGCGCGACGTCGTCGACCCCGAGCTGGGCATCAACGTCGTCGACCTGGGCCTGATCTACGGCATCCAGATCGACCAGAACAACCACGCGACGATCGACATGACGCTGACGTCGGCGGCCTGCCCGCTGACCGACGTGATCGAGGACCAGGCGGCCGCCGCGCTGGACCCGATCGTCAAGGGCCACGCCATCAACTGGGTGTGGATGCCGCCGTGGGGCCCGGACAAGATCACCGACGACGGTCGTGAGCAGCTGCGGGCCCTGGGCTTCAACCTGTAG